The Rhizobium rosettiformans genomic sequence CTCCGGCCTGCTGGCGCTACTTGCCATTGCCTTCCTGCTGGTCCTGCCGGGCCTTGTCGACCCGGCCTTCCTGCTGCCGATCGGCGTGCTTGCCCTCGGCTTCCCCGTCTTGTCGCTCGAAACCTATGTGACAGGCGTTGCCCGCGGCTTCGGCTGGTATGCGCTCTCAACCTTGCCGGGTTTCATCCTGCGGCCGGTGCTGATCATGACCGGCGTCGGTCTGGCGAAGCTTTCGGGCCTGCCCCTCGATGCGGTGACCGTGCTCGCTCTTGTCGTGCTCTCCTCGATCGTCGTCCTTGTCGTCCAGGCGCTCCTCCTGCGCGCCCGCCTGCCGAAGACGGCCGCGCCTGTCGTCATGACACCGGAGCGCCGCCGCTTCTGGCTTCTGGCCTCCGTGCTGATGATGCCGGCAATGACGGCGGAAGAACTCTTCGTCTGGATCGACGTGCTGATCCTCGGTTTCCTGGTGAGCCCGGATCAGGCCTCTCTCTACTTCGCCGCCCAGCGCTCCCTCTCGCTCGCCGCCTTTGTGCAATATGGCTTCATGCTGGTCGCCGCGCGTGGCTTTTCGCTGTCGCTCGCCTCGGCCGACAGGGCCGGGCTGCAGGCCCGCATCACCCGCTCGACCAATGCAACCTTCTGGCTCACCATCCCCTCGGTCGCGCTGACGCTA encodes the following:
- a CDS encoding lipopolysaccharide biosynthesis protein, with amino-acid sequence MIARSVARLQQAVRDPGLRGALVSISVRIAAAFVGLGLQILLARLMALEDYGVYVILWTWVSVVGQIGVLGFYDSAARFIPRYGRREKHAHLTGYLATGFRAVILGSGLLALLAIAFLLVLPGLVDPAFLLPIGVLALGFPVLSLETYVTGVARGFGWYALSTLPGFILRPVLIMTGVGLAKLSGLPLDAVTVLALVVLSSIVVLVVQALLLRARLPKTAAPVVMTPERRRFWLLASVLMMPAMTAEELFVWIDVLILGFLVSPDQASLYFAAQRSLSLAAFVQYGFMLVAARGFSLSLASADRAGLQARITRSTNATFWLTIPSVALTLAAGYPLLHLFGEAFVTAYPCLVLLGLAYVIRAATGQAAELLVVQGRYRLSLAIVSISVAVCVAAMLVLVPLWGITGAAAAMVLVQIIRLVVVTGLVYRHTGYWVLVRLFARANG